In Candidatus Desulforudis audaxviator MP104C, a genomic segment contains:
- the gatB gene encoding Asp-tRNA(Asn)/Glu-tRNA(Gln) amidotransferase subunit GatB — MISAEELAQAAEAARMEIPAEEKEGFLEAVNALFAFVKRQWETLNFYADLPKGYQISQYFHPMGVHGHVDVRVNGETRRVRIRQIHLEEDTGKLLHLGNITDSPYSLVDFNRAGVPLVEIVTQPDVRTAEEARLFLQKLRSLIRYTGVSDCKMEEGSMRADANVSVRPRGSAVFGQKTEIKNMNSFRAVARGIEYEVARQMELVQNGQPVIPETRHWDETRGVTRAMRTKYLATDYRCFPDPNVPPLEIDPAWVAELKRTMPEMPDARYARLVGEHGLPAYDAEVITASRAMADFYEETVALFNEPKTVSNWLMGEVSRCLNASGREIEETDLTPRRLADLLGLVQKGVISGKMAKDVFEEMFKTGAEPEAIVKEKGLVQIADADELGAIADRVITANPGPAADFRGGKEKALGFLVGQVMKETKGKANPQLVNRLLREKLQG, encoded by the coding sequence ATGATCAGTGCCGAGGAGCTGGCGCAGGCCGCCGAGGCGGCCCGCATGGAGATCCCCGCGGAGGAGAAGGAGGGCTTTTTGGAGGCCGTAAACGCCCTGTTCGCCTTCGTGAAGCGGCAGTGGGAGACGCTAAATTTCTACGCCGACCTGCCGAAGGGCTACCAGATCTCCCAGTACTTCCACCCCATGGGCGTGCACGGGCACGTGGACGTGCGCGTGAACGGCGAGACCCGGCGGGTCCGCATCCGCCAGATCCACCTGGAGGAGGACACGGGCAAGCTGCTGCACCTGGGGAACATCACCGACTCGCCGTACAGCCTGGTGGACTTCAATCGCGCCGGGGTGCCGCTGGTGGAGATCGTCACCCAGCCCGACGTGCGCACCGCCGAGGAGGCGCGCCTGTTTCTCCAGAAGCTCCGCTCACTCATCCGCTACACCGGGGTATCGGACTGCAAGATGGAGGAGGGGTCGATGCGCGCCGACGCCAACGTGTCGGTGCGGCCGCGTGGCAGCGCGGTGTTCGGCCAGAAGACCGAGATTAAAAACATGAACTCGTTCCGCGCCGTGGCCCGGGGCATCGAGTACGAGGTGGCGCGGCAGATGGAACTGGTGCAAAACGGGCAGCCGGTGATTCCGGAGACCAGGCACTGGGACGAGACCCGGGGCGTGACCCGGGCGATGCGCACCAAGTACCTGGCCACGGACTACCGCTGCTTCCCGGACCCGAACGTGCCCCCGCTGGAGATCGACCCGGCCTGGGTGGCGGAGCTGAAACGGACGATGCCGGAGATGCCGGACGCCCGCTACGCGCGCCTGGTGGGCGAGCACGGGCTCCCCGCCTACGACGCCGAGGTGATCACCGCCTCGCGCGCGATGGCTGACTTCTACGAGGAGACGGTGGCCCTCTTCAACGAGCCCAAGACGGTGAGCAACTGGCTCATGGGCGAGGTGAGCCGCTGCCTGAACGCATCCGGCCGGGAAATCGAGGAGACCGATCTGACCCCGCGGCGGCTGGCAGACCTGTTGGGCCTGGTGCAAAAGGGTGTAATCAGCGGCAAGATGGCCAAGGACGTGTTTGAGGAGATGTTCAAGACCGGCGCCGAGCCCGAGGCCATTGTGAAGGAAAAGGGCCTGGTTCAGATCGCCGACGCCGACGAGCTGGGGGCAATCGCGGACCGAGTGATCACCGCGAACCCCGGGCCGGCGGCCGACTTTAGGGGCGGCAAGGAGAAGGCACTCGGGTTCTTGGTGGGTCAGGTGATGAAGGAAACCAAGGGCAAGGCAAACCCGCAGCTGGTGAACCGGCTTTTGCGCGAAAAACTGCAGGGATAG
- a CDS encoding TIGR02677 family protein, with protein sequence MDEQVLKPIAEVSYLTVGNAWRYRAILRYFYDQHERLRHYLFPEEVLEHLRRSPYFHDYTEEQLQQDLAQLVEWKNLVPRQDTGRVTSIEEFKKKRFRYQATPYTIEIERMVQQLEQMGESFGGSLEKTLFDRLLASLKRLVAEDESARPARAVDGIAAGGAQARDLDSGPGHGGDGSGSYRTHGRDGSGRAYAADGFTGEELNALWRDTYESFRKLTENATDYLAHLQSERVEELMMTEAFLTYKEAITQYLRDFMTVLQRTSLQIETVLRGTPPSLIERVAGRLADYHLSIPRLEETRTREELAQRHLVQWQALRDWFLGGAGRESDLVYLQNATNETIRRITRFAQRLGERHHTFRSRKRDYLHIAGWFAACADLRAAHELSAVVFGAFHTRHLYAAPKETEDIYAEIWDQPSMEITLRPRVRAYREKTRPNAAASHTDEKARVAAEYLREREAERALIDRLMSGDRIVVGELPVIEPHVRKTLLYWITKCMGSRDRVGKTETGRSFRLEKIDDREIVLRSRDGSLTMPNYVLQFYG encoded by the coding sequence ATGGATGAACAAGTCCTGAAGCCCATCGCGGAAGTCTCTTATCTTACCGTCGGGAACGCCTGGCGTTACCGGGCCATCCTGCGCTATTTCTACGACCAGCACGAACGCCTGCGCCACTATCTCTTCCCCGAGGAGGTCCTGGAGCATCTCCGGCGAAGCCCGTATTTTCACGATTACACCGAGGAGCAACTGCAGCAGGATCTGGCCCAGTTGGTGGAGTGGAAGAACCTGGTCCCTCGTCAGGACACCGGCAGGGTGACTTCCATCGAGGAGTTCAAGAAAAAGAGGTTTCGTTACCAGGCGACCCCGTACACCATCGAGATCGAACGGATGGTACAGCAGCTGGAACAGATGGGGGAGTCGTTCGGCGGCTCCCTGGAGAAGACCCTTTTCGACCGCCTGCTGGCCTCGCTGAAGCGGCTGGTGGCGGAGGACGAGAGTGCCCGGCCGGCGCGCGCTGTTGACGGCATCGCCGCCGGCGGAGCCCAGGCGCGTGACCTGGATTCCGGGCCGGGGCACGGCGGAGACGGTTCCGGCTCCTACCGGACGCACGGCCGCGACGGCTCCGGCCGGGCGTACGCCGCGGACGGCTTCACCGGCGAGGAACTGAACGCCCTGTGGCGCGACACCTACGAGAGCTTCCGCAAGCTGACCGAGAACGCCACCGACTATCTGGCCCACCTGCAAAGCGAACGTGTCGAAGAGTTGATGATGACGGAAGCCTTTTTGACCTATAAAGAGGCTATCACCCAATACCTGCGCGATTTCATGACCGTGCTGCAGCGGACCTCGCTGCAGATTGAGACGGTGCTGAGGGGGACCCCGCCCAGCCTGATCGAACGAGTGGCCGGGCGCCTGGCCGACTACCACCTGAGCATTCCCCGCCTGGAGGAAACGCGGACCCGGGAAGAGCTGGCGCAAAGACACCTGGTCCAGTGGCAGGCCCTGCGGGACTGGTTCTTGGGCGGCGCCGGCCGGGAGAGTGACCTCGTCTACCTGCAGAACGCCACCAACGAGACCATCCGCCGAATCACCCGCTTCGCCCAGCGGCTGGGGGAGCGGCACCACACCTTTCGCAGCCGCAAGCGGGACTACCTGCACATCGCCGGATGGTTCGCGGCCTGCGCCGACCTCCGGGCGGCGCACGAACTGTCGGCGGTCGTGTTCGGCGCCTTTCACACCCGCCACCTGTACGCCGCCCCCAAGGAGACCGAGGACATCTACGCGGAGATATGGGACCAGCCGTCCATGGAAATTACGCTGAGGCCCCGGGTGCGGGCGTACCGCGAGAAGACCAGGCCCAATGCCGCCGCCAGTCACACGGACGAAAAGGCCCGGGTGGCGGCCGAGTACCTGCGGGAAAGGGAGGCCGAGCGGGCGCTTATCGACCGGTTGATGAGCGGTGACCGGATTGTGGTGGGGGAACTGCCGGTGATCGAGCCCCACGTCCGCAAAACGCTTTTGTACTGGATTACCAAGTGCATGGGCAGCCGGGACCGGGTGGGGAAGACGGAGACCGGCCGGTCCTTTCGCCTGGAAAAGATCGACGACCGCGAGATAGTCCTGCGTTCCCGGGACGGGAGTCTCACGATGCCCAACTACGTGCTGCAGTTCTATGGATAG
- a CDS encoding TIGR02678 family protein — MGREQEQPKADFDHLAREAAEHLLEQFWILRDEEPDKYQAVREREQVLRAYFLDKPGFRLILHRHFAKLEKIPAEPEPWMGIQEFQQPRDYAVFCCLLAYLEGKAVDEQFLLSDLCEELRAVYPGEDALDWTHYEHRKSLVRVLRKAAELGIVKVVDGTIEGFNHVEDNEVLYEVPVVSRYFMRSYPKDLFQFAGKEEMLAADWPEGTDEGLRRRHRVYRRLLLSPVVYAKDVPEADFQYLRNYRHRIREDVERHTGFCFELYKNAALLTLPEQRARFTLFPDSKAVSDIATQFAALARERRAKDDIPLQFDGSLCLTAPQFRDWVRICRERWGTGWSKQYREAGIAQTARDLLAFLEEWKMAERDPETGAVCLRPLLARTTGRYPADFDPGTLQEGENGVEE, encoded by the coding sequence GTGGGAAGAGAGCAAGAGCAGCCCAAAGCCGATTTCGACCACCTGGCCCGGGAAGCCGCCGAGCACCTCCTGGAGCAGTTTTGGATCCTGCGTGACGAGGAGCCGGACAAGTACCAGGCGGTGCGGGAACGGGAGCAAGTCCTGCGCGCCTATTTCCTGGACAAGCCGGGGTTCCGTCTTATCTTGCACCGCCATTTCGCCAAACTGGAGAAAATTCCGGCGGAGCCCGAGCCCTGGATGGGGATCCAGGAGTTCCAGCAGCCCCGGGACTATGCCGTTTTCTGCTGCCTGCTGGCCTACCTGGAGGGTAAGGCCGTGGACGAGCAGTTCCTGCTGTCCGATCTGTGCGAGGAACTCCGCGCCGTCTACCCCGGTGAGGACGCCCTGGACTGGACCCACTATGAACACCGCAAGTCACTGGTACGGGTCCTGCGCAAAGCCGCCGAGTTGGGGATTGTCAAAGTGGTGGACGGCACCATCGAAGGGTTCAACCACGTCGAGGACAACGAGGTGCTCTACGAGGTGCCCGTCGTCTCCCGCTACTTCATGCGTTCCTATCCCAAGGACCTCTTCCAGTTCGCCGGCAAAGAGGAGATGTTGGCGGCGGATTGGCCGGAAGGGACCGACGAGGGCCTGCGGCGCCGCCACCGGGTGTACCGCCGGCTGCTGCTCTCGCCGGTGGTGTACGCAAAGGACGTGCCGGAGGCGGATTTCCAGTACCTGCGCAACTACCGGCACCGGATCCGCGAGGACGTGGAGAGGCACACCGGGTTTTGCTTCGAGCTGTACAAGAACGCGGCCCTGCTGACGCTGCCCGAGCAGCGGGCCCGCTTCACTCTCTTCCCCGACAGCAAGGCCGTCTCCGACATCGCCACCCAGTTCGCGGCTCTTGCGCGCGAGCGGCGGGCGAAGGACGATATCCCCCTGCAGTTCGACGGCAGTCTTTGCCTGACCGCCCCGCAGTTCCGGGACTGGGTGCGGATCTGCCGGGAGCGCTGGGGGACGGGATGGAGCAAGCAGTACCGCGAGGCCGGCATCGCCCAGACGGCCAGGGACTTACTGGCGTTTCTGGAGGAGTGGAAGATGGCGGAGCGCGATCCGGAGACGGGCGCCGTGTGCTTGAGGCCCCTTTTGGCCCGGACCACCGGCCGTTACCCGGCCGATTTTGACCCCGGTACGCTGCAGGAGGGAGAGAACGGTGTCGAGGAATAA